The Thermofilaceae archaeon DNA segment CTCCGTCCCTCATCTTCCCGATCTCGGACATCGTCATCGTTGGTGTCACGGGGCAGGGCTCGAGAGCCACAGCGATGGGCTTGTCCCGCGTCGCGTGGAACGCCTTCAGCGTTCTCGCACCACCCGTCGCAACAGCGATCGTCGTTGCGTTCGGGGGGATGACGGTCGAGGGTATTCGCCCGATCTTCCTCGTCCAGCTCGCAGCCGCTTTAATCGCAACGTTCATTATCGCCGCGCACATGGAGGACCTGAGGCTCCCGGAGGCACGCAGCGAGGAAGGGCGAAAGTCAAGCCTCTGGCGGAGCCTGAGGTGGCTATTCACTAAGCGCAAAGCGCTGGCCTGGTTCGTCGCGATGTCGGCTCAACGCTTCGGAATGGGGGTTTCGATGGCCTTCCTCCCCCTCTGGATCGTAGAGGTGAGGGGGGCGGACCCCTACGTCATTGGCGCCATGAATACGGCTGGCATAGCAGCGCTCCTTTTGCTCTCCCTGCCGGCCGGAGCCCTCTCCGACCGGTACGGCTACCTGAGGATCTACGCAGCCCTCCGAACCCTCCTGTACGCTGGCACCCTCCTCGCGCTCCTCGTCCCCAGCCGAGAGGCCCTCGTAGCTGCTGGCGGCTTAGGAATCGTCGGGCTCATGTACGGGGCTGGCTTCGCAAGCTTCATCCCGTTCATCACCGCGTTCTGGGAAACCCCGCCCCCGGAGCTCAGGGCGGCGTGGTTCACCGCATCGAGCATCATCGGCGGCCTCATCGCCGCCGTAGCCCCCCTCATCGGTGGAGCCCTCTGGATGGCGGGCTTCAGGGATCAACTGCTCCTCCTCGCCCTGGCCGTCGACGTCGCTGGGCTCGCAGTCGTCCTGCTCGGCTGCCGCTAGTAGGGGAAGAGGGGGAGCTTCACCGGCCTCCCCTCCTCAGCCGA contains these protein-coding regions:
- a CDS encoding MFS transporter, producing the protein MRLFHLTQPFRGLDKRYKVILAVTGLYNWAASLPATYLQIYTVQLGANPVELGSLSSIGSVASALAAAPAGALMAKHGVRRTLLIGFLVFALSAFTYAIASHWLMLIPAFLLSFIAPSLIFPISDIVIVGVTGQGSRATAMGLSRVAWNAFSVLAPPVATAIVVAFGGMTVEGIRPIFLVQLAAALIATFIIAAHMEDLRLPEARSEEGRKSSLWRSLRWLFTKRKALAWFVAMSAQRFGMGVSMAFLPLWIVEVRGADPYVIGAMNTAGIAALLLLSLPAGALSDRYGYLRIYAALRTLLYAGTLLALLVPSREALVAAGGLGIVGLMYGAGFASFIPFITAFWETPPPELRAAWFTASSIIGGLIAAVAPLIGGALWMAGFRDQLLLLALAVDVAGLAVVLLGCR